A single window of uncultured Pseudodesulfovibrio sp. DNA harbors:
- the cobI gene encoding precorrin-2 C(20)-methyltransferase, translating into MIKKGILYGIGVGPGDPELLTLKAVRALGEVDVIFAAASTKNDYSTAYAIAKPHLKEGVRVIQLGFPMTKDKNELEQAWTANADIVAKVLNNGQNAAFLTLGDPLTYSTYGYLQRTLLIKDPSIKLQAIPGITSFHAAASKIGLVLCESKESLLITSGVTDPEKLEAQLDVADNAVILKAYKNFEEIRDTLTRLRLDDKTVLVSRLGMDDESILMDIKDAPKTPHYFSLALVKKNKQ; encoded by the coding sequence GTGATAAAAAAAGGCATTCTCTACGGCATAGGCGTCGGCCCCGGCGACCCGGAACTTCTCACCCTCAAGGCAGTGCGCGCTCTTGGCGAGGTTGATGTCATCTTTGCCGCCGCGTCTACCAAGAACGACTACTCCACGGCATACGCCATTGCCAAGCCGCACCTCAAAGAAGGGGTCCGTGTTATCCAGCTTGGTTTCCCCATGACCAAAGATAAGAACGAGTTGGAACAGGCATGGACAGCTAACGCCGACATTGTGGCCAAAGTCCTGAATAACGGCCAAAACGCGGCCTTCCTGACGCTGGGCGATCCGCTGACTTACTCCACCTATGGGTATTTGCAGCGCACTCTGCTCATCAAAGACCCTTCGATCAAACTTCAGGCCATCCCCGGCATTACCTCTTTCCACGCCGCTGCATCCAAAATAGGACTGGTCTTGTGCGAGTCCAAAGAGTCCCTGCTCATCACTTCCGGTGTCACAGACCCCGAAAAATTAGAAGCACAGCTTGACGTGGCGGACAATGCCGTTATTCTCAAGGCGTACAAAAACTTTGAAGAAATACGGGACACCCTGACCCGGCTCCGCCTGGACGACAAGACCGTTCTGGTCTCCCGGCTAGGCATGGACGATGAATCCATTCTCATGGACATCAAGGATGCCCCGAAAACGCCACACTATTTCTCGCTGGCATTGGTAAAAAAGAACAAGCAATGA
- a CDS encoding ASKHA domain-containing protein, with product MSIHIHTHTGEHIALEPNSGDTLARAIFLGGLWHGVPLCSGMGKCGLCRVRYVNDAPTHTADEIKKLGEDAIAQGWRLACLHPSESCDIELPEPIRSKPTTHSLANRTGNFALAVDLGTTSIHWTALIDDVLVASGQELNPQIGLGSEVMSRLAVAATPKGRTVLRALIVDRLTELVQTTAATLDGSCTALVVSGNSVMTYILLGMEPDDLATAPYTLSYTGGDEQHLTTELPDAYIPRLLAPFVGADISAGLTALEYHDTPDYPFLLADLGTNGEFILALSPDKRICASVPMGPALEGVGLSFGRTAGPGAITGFTLTPKGLKSRYFDDSASEKTGMTGTGYLSLVAILRKHGVVNESGQFDTGSTPLATKLADKVTITQGEPAFVINDTLHLPASDIEEILKVKAAFNLAMSALLNAQDSVQQA from the coding sequence GTGAGCATACACATTCACACACATACTGGCGAACATATCGCCCTTGAACCGAATTCCGGTGACACTTTGGCCCGCGCTATCTTCCTGGGTGGTCTGTGGCATGGCGTACCGCTCTGTTCAGGCATGGGCAAATGTGGGTTATGCCGTGTTCGTTATGTGAATGACGCCCCGACACACACTGCCGACGAGATAAAAAAACTTGGTGAGGACGCCATTGCTCAAGGCTGGCGGCTCGCCTGTCTGCACCCGTCCGAATCGTGTGACATTGAACTGCCGGAACCGATCCGTTCAAAACCGACCACACACAGCCTTGCAAACAGAACCGGCAACTTTGCTCTGGCCGTCGATCTTGGCACCACGTCCATTCACTGGACTGCCCTTATTGATGACGTTCTCGTGGCATCGGGACAGGAGCTCAACCCGCAGATAGGTCTAGGCTCCGAGGTCATGTCACGATTGGCGGTAGCAGCCACCCCGAAAGGTCGAACGGTGTTACGCGCCCTCATTGTTGATCGACTCACAGAGCTGGTACAGACAACGGCTGCCACACTCGACGGCTCATGTACCGCACTCGTGGTTTCCGGCAATTCGGTCATGACATACATCCTGCTCGGTATGGAACCGGACGACCTCGCTACTGCCCCGTACACACTGTCTTACACCGGTGGAGATGAACAACACCTGACAACCGAGCTACCAGATGCGTACATTCCGCGCCTACTCGCACCGTTCGTAGGCGCGGACATTTCCGCCGGATTAACTGCGTTGGAATATCACGACACACCAGATTACCCATTTCTGCTGGCCGATCTCGGTACCAATGGAGAATTCATTCTTGCCCTGTCCCCGGACAAACGAATCTGCGCCAGTGTCCCCATGGGACCAGCCCTTGAGGGTGTTGGACTCTCCTTTGGACGAACTGCAGGCCCCGGAGCCATCACCGGATTCACCCTGACACCCAAGGGGCTTAAATCTCGTTATTTCGATGACTCAGCCTCCGAGAAAACCGGCATGACCGGCACTGGATATCTCTCGTTGGTCGCCATCCTGCGCAAGCATGGCGTAGTCAATGAATCTGGACAATTCGACACAGGCAGTACGCCGCTAGCCACAAAATTGGCCGACAAGGTCACAATCACTCAGGGCGAACCAGCCTTTGTCATCAACGACACGCTCCATCTCCCGGCTTCGGACATCGAAGAAATCCTCAAAGTGAAAGCGGCCTTCAATCTGGCTATGTCAGCCCTGCTCAATGCGCAGGATTCGGTCCAACAGGCTTGA
- a CDS encoding sirohydrochlorin cobaltochelatase, translating into MMKTAIVLAAFGSRNKNAMASLDHIIERVNKAYPDVPVRVAYTSSIIRGHMEKAGEAVDSVPMALDRLLEDGVTHVAIQSLHLIPGTEFHELLSLANDQMLKEGGFNRVEVGFPLVAGETGLEQVADIIMSIAEEGKGENDAVLFMGHGTRHDGSIYYEAMHRAFQKRDKTVHMGVMEHQKEAGIDVVIERFKENGVKKAYLVPFLFGAGWHVARDMIGDSETSWKSRLETAGIKCEPLLKGAGEYDRLVDIWLKHLDDALKRMNRC; encoded by the coding sequence ATGATGAAAACAGCCATTGTCCTCGCCGCCTTCGGCTCACGCAACAAAAATGCCATGGCCTCGCTCGATCACATCATCGAACGAGTTAACAAAGCATATCCCGACGTGCCCGTACGCGTAGCTTATACATCCAGCATCATCCGTGGTCATATGGAAAAAGCAGGCGAGGCAGTGGATTCCGTGCCCATGGCTCTGGACCGCCTTCTTGAAGACGGCGTAACCCATGTAGCCATTCAGTCGCTCCACCTTATCCCCGGTACCGAATTCCATGAACTCCTCAGTCTGGCGAATGATCAAATGCTCAAAGAAGGCGGCTTCAACCGCGTGGAAGTGGGCTTCCCGCTCGTTGCAGGTGAAACCGGCCTTGAACAGGTGGCCGACATCATCATGTCCATTGCGGAAGAGGGTAAAGGGGAAAACGACGCAGTACTCTTCATGGGACATGGCACCCGCCACGACGGCAGCATTTATTACGAGGCCATGCATCGCGCCTTCCAAAAACGGGACAAGACCGTCCACATGGGAGTCATGGAACATCAGAAAGAAGCGGGCATTGATGTCGTGATCGAACGATTCAAGGAAAACGGGGTCAAAAAAGCATACCTTGTTCCCTTCCTATTTGGAGCGGGCTGGCACGTTGCACGCGACATGATAGGCGACTCGGAGACAAGCTGGAAATCCCGCCTTGAAACAGCAGGTATCAAATGTGAGCCGCTGTTAAAAGGAGCCGGAGAATATGACCGGTTGGTTGATATCTGGCTCAAACATCTGGATGATGCACTCAAACGTATGAACCGCTGCTAA
- a CDS encoding ASKHA domain-containing protein yields MKKIYIAGALGEYVSLDDLEILGFLPPGCKNKAIKAGNSSLRGTEILTTDKQARHFAESLPDTMIRLDLTGDAGFGDDFIQRMRFSYVY; encoded by the coding sequence TTGAAGAAAATTTACATTGCCGGCGCTCTGGGCGAATACGTAAGCTTGGATGATCTGGAAATTCTCGGGTTCCTGCCTCCCGGTTGCAAAAACAAAGCAATTAAGGCAGGCAACTCCTCCCTGAGAGGAACTGAAATACTGACCACTGACAAGCAGGCCCGGCATTTTGCCGAGTCCCTGCCCGATACCATGATCCGGCTGGACCTGACAGGCGATGCGGGATTTGGTGATGATTTTATACAAAGGATGCGGTTTAGCTATGTCTATTGA
- a CDS encoding PilZ domain-containing protein has product MFKNPFKVAVKQSSGKRAAYRAKISGLHVKVVGRLSVYSASDLSPTGLGLSGSTGVREGDVFVLSFYLKGKRVAADLQARVVRAKPLFTGLIFVNPDRRQMDALHTLVLEEQKEQAEERKKIRYRFD; this is encoded by the coding sequence GTGTTCAAGAATCCATTTAAAGTCGCAGTCAAACAATCATCAGGAAAGCGTGCTGCTTATCGTGCCAAAATCAGTGGTTTGCACGTTAAGGTTGTCGGGCGTCTTTCTGTATATTCAGCTTCGGATCTGAGCCCTACAGGGCTTGGATTGTCCGGTTCTACCGGTGTGCGTGAAGGAGATGTTTTTGTTTTGAGTTTTTATCTCAAGGGGAAGCGGGTGGCTGCTGATCTTCAGGCGAGGGTTGTACGAGCCAAACCCCTGTTTACCGGTCTGATCTTTGTGAATCCCGATAGACGCCAGATGGACGCCTTGCACACTCTGGTGCTTGAAGAGCAGAAAGAGCAGGCCGAAGAGCGGAAAAAGATTCGATACAGGTTTGATTAG